From the genome of Biomphalaria glabrata chromosome 1, xgBioGlab47.1, whole genome shotgun sequence, one region includes:
- the LOC106051777 gene encoding uncharacterized protein LOC106051777 isoform X2 — protein sequence MTDGFADHWTTNKYRDSREDVASQLQGHKFRGHGCTLFYDCLEPSDDVISADTSQLWAGLHVVVDDSGDASNEPADFGSETYVTDGFSYGDIPLVAQSPKSDVLLRDSESLVEQRNRLDEGLHAKCSTDCLNVDITLSEIQHCKKCETSEIEKQGCSLSLESHKEHQRHKHIGKRKFVVRRSKYLKGKVRTKNDVLFTDSTCSELCSDHSLHKKLTAERTLRSSFSETNVVTKCYVWNESSSTSCARLCCNSVPENEVIKHSENAHHLQCEYDKTSLHLTTKANYLIGCHLGSQENNQMSRELILNDSNINKEISTLIGNLNRELQVRSSNVHRSELDGRLHLENPISLTNDTGLNWNSNAEEHLRHEEDDEYLESRLTDPILTSKLQKIREDREGLMFVVNLLLTWNIIQLLVLFATLFYACICICSFRKVFGCGELCLLKPKPQPKSAKKRWWST from the exons ATGACCGACGGTTTTGCCGACCACTGGACCACCAACAAGTACAGGGACAGCCGTGAAGACGTTGCTAGCCAGCTGCAGGGTCATAAGTTCAGGGGTCACGGGTGCACGCTGTTTTACGACTGCCTCGAACCGAGCGATGACGTCATATCCGCTGATACATCCCAGCTGTGGGCGGGGCTTCACGTTGTCGTGGACGACAGCGGCGATGCCTCCAACGAGCCCGCTGACTTCGGCTCGGAGACATACGTTACAGATGGCTTCAGTTACGGCGACATCCCGCTAGTGGCCCAAAGCCCTAAGAGCGATGTCCTCCTACGCGATTCTGAGAGCTTAGTAGAACAGCGCAATCGCCTGGACGAAGGCTTGCATGCGAAATGCAGTACAGATTGCCTAAACGTTGACATCACTCTGTCGGAAATTCAACATTGTAAGAAGTGCGAAACAtcagaaatagaaaaacaaggtTGTAGCTTATCCCTAGAGTCTCACAAAGAGCATCAGAGACATAAGCATATAG GAAAGAGGAAATTTGTTGTTAGAAGAAGCAAATATCTGAAAGGTAAAGTAAGAACAAAAAATGACGTATTATTTACAGACTCCACCTGCAGTGAGCTCTGCAGTGATCATTCTCTTCACAAAAAACTCACTGCGGAACGTACTCTTCGATCTTCCTTCTCTGAAACTAATGTTGTCACTAAGTGTTATGTTTGGAATGAGTCCTCAAGTACTTCCTGCGCCAGACTTTGCTGTAACAGTGTTCCAGAGAACGAAGTCATCAAACATTCTGAGAATGCTCATCACCTTCAGTGTGAATATGACAAAACGAGCTTGCATTTAACGACAAAAGCAAACTACTTAATTGGCTGCCATCTCGGCAGTCAAGAAAACAACCAAATGTCAAGGGAACTGATCTTGAACGACAGCAatataaacaaagaaattagTACACTGATAGGTAACTTAAATAGAGAACTACAAGTCAGGTCATCAAATGTGCACAGGTCTGAGCTTGATGGACGATTACACTTAGAAAATCCAATTTCACTTACAAACGATACAG GTTTAAACTGGAACTCCAACGCAGAAGAACACTTACGCCATGAGGAGGACGATGAGTACTTAGAGTCCAGACTGACTGACCCCATACTGACTAGCAAGCTGCAGAAGATTCGAGAGGATCGAGAGGGCCTCATGTTTGTGGTGAATCTGCTGCTCACCTGGAACATCATTCAGCTGCTGGTCCTCTTTGCAACGCTCTTTTACGCATGTATCTGCATATGCAGCTTCCGGAAAGTTTTTGGCTGCGGGGAGTTGTGCTTACTCAAGCCAAAGCCGCAACCGAAAAGTGCGAAGAAAAGGTGGTGGAGTACTTGA
- the LOC106051777 gene encoding uncharacterized protein LOC106051777 isoform X1 yields MTDGFADHWTTNKYRDSREDVASQLQGHKFRGHGCTLFYDCLEPSDDVISADTSQLWAGLHVVVDDSGDASNEPADFGSETYVTDGFSYGDIPLVAQSPKSDVLLRDSESLVEQRNRLDEGLHAKCSTDCLNVDITLSEIQHCKKCETSEIEKQGCSLSLESHKEHQRHKHIGTAINSRHSSRHRHIGTAINSRHSSRHRHIGTAINSRHSSRHRHIGTAINSRHSRRRRHIGTAINSRHSSRHRHIGTAINSRHSSRHRHIGTAINSRHSSRHRHIGTAVNSRHSSRHRHINTTVRSRNSVDFSSLKRYHLFSPHSGKRKFVVRRSKYLKGKVRTKNDVLFTDSTCSELCSDHSLHKKLTAERTLRSSFSETNVVTKCYVWNESSSTSCARLCCNSVPENEVIKHSENAHHLQCEYDKTSLHLTTKANYLIGCHLGSQENNQMSRELILNDSNINKEISTLIGNLNRELQVRSSNVHRSELDGRLHLENPISLTNDTGLNWNSNAEEHLRHEEDDEYLESRLTDPILTSKLQKIREDREGLMFVVNLLLTWNIIQLLVLFATLFYACICICSFRKVFGCGELCLLKPKPQPKSAKKRWWST; encoded by the exons ATGACCGACGGTTTTGCCGACCACTGGACCACCAACAAGTACAGGGACAGCCGTGAAGACGTTGCTAGCCAGCTGCAGGGTCATAAGTTCAGGGGTCACGGGTGCACGCTGTTTTACGACTGCCTCGAACCGAGCGATGACGTCATATCCGCTGATACATCCCAGCTGTGGGCGGGGCTTCACGTTGTCGTGGACGACAGCGGCGATGCCTCCAACGAGCCCGCTGACTTCGGCTCGGAGACATACGTTACAGATGGCTTCAGTTACGGCGACATCCCGCTAGTGGCCCAAAGCCCTAAGAGCGATGTCCTCCTACGCGATTCTGAGAGCTTAGTAGAACAGCGCAATCGCCTGGACGAAGGCTTGCATGCGAAATGCAGTACAGATTGCCTAAACGTTGACATCACTCTGTCGGAAATTCAACATTGTAAGAAGTGCGAAACAtcagaaatagaaaaacaaggtTGTAGCTTATCCCTAGAGTCTCACAAAGAGCATCAGAGACATAAGCATATAGGTACTGCAATAAACAGTAGGCATTCCAGTAGGCATAGGCATATAGGTACTGCAATAAACAGTAGGCATTCCAGTAGGCATAGGCATATAGGTACTGCAATAAACAGTAGGCATTCCAGTAGGCATAGGCATATAGGTACTGCAATAAACAGTAGGCATTCCAGAAGGCGTAGGCATATAGGTACTGCAATTAACAGTAGGCATTCCAGTAGGCATAGGCATATAGGTACCGCAATAAACAGTAGGCATTCCAGTAGGCATAGGCATATAGGTACTGCAATAAACAGTAGGCATTCCAGTAGGCATAGGCATATAGGTACCGCAGTAAACAGTAGGCATTCCAGTAGGCATAGGCATATAAATACTACCGTTAGAAGCCGAAATTCCGTTGATTTCAGCTCTTTAAAGAGATATCATTTATTTTCTCCACACTCAGGAAAGAGGAAATTTGTTGTTAGAAGAAGCAAATATCTGAAAGGTAAAGTAAGAACAAAAAATGACGTATTATTTACAGACTCCACCTGCAGTGAGCTCTGCAGTGATCATTCTCTTCACAAAAAACTCACTGCGGAACGTACTCTTCGATCTTCCTTCTCTGAAACTAATGTTGTCACTAAGTGTTATGTTTGGAATGAGTCCTCAAGTACTTCCTGCGCCAGACTTTGCTGTAACAGTGTTCCAGAGAACGAAGTCATCAAACATTCTGAGAATGCTCATCACCTTCAGTGTGAATATGACAAAACGAGCTTGCATTTAACGACAAAAGCAAACTACTTAATTGGCTGCCATCTCGGCAGTCAAGAAAACAACCAAATGTCAAGGGAACTGATCTTGAACGACAGCAatataaacaaagaaattagTACACTGATAGGTAACTTAAATAGAGAACTACAAGTCAGGTCATCAAATGTGCACAGGTCTGAGCTTGATGGACGATTACACTTAGAAAATCCAATTTCACTTACAAACGATACAG GTTTAAACTGGAACTCCAACGCAGAAGAACACTTACGCCATGAGGAGGACGATGAGTACTTAGAGTCCAGACTGACTGACCCCATACTGACTAGCAAGCTGCAGAAGATTCGAGAGGATCGAGAGGGCCTCATGTTTGTGGTGAATCTGCTGCTCACCTGGAACATCATTCAGCTGCTGGTCCTCTTTGCAACGCTCTTTTACGCATGTATCTGCATATGCAGCTTCCGGAAAGTTTTTGGCTGCGGGGAGTTGTGCTTACTCAAGCCAAAGCCGCAACCGAAAAGTGCGAAGAAAAGGTGGTGGAGTACTTGA